From Pan troglodytes isolate AG18354 chromosome 1, NHGRI_mPanTro3-v2.0_pri, whole genome shotgun sequence:
CGGCAATAAGGAATATGCAGTACATATACAGTGTGAGCACAAGCATTGATCGAGCCTATGATCCAAGACCCTGTTATCATCAGCACACACACTCTTTTGCTCATGCGGATGAGATAGTGGAGAGGAAAGCAAATAGCAATGTAACGATCATAGGCCATAGATGCCAAAAGTAGTGCTTCTGCACCTCCTAATGCCAAGAAGAAGAAACTCTGAATCCCACACCCAGTGAAGGAGATAGACTTGTtaccagacagaaaatcagaagCCATCTTAGGAACAATGGTGGAGATATAATTTAGGTCAATGAGGGAGAGCTGACTAAGTAGGAAATACATGGGTGTGTGGAGATGGGTGTCCAAGAAGATGAGAAGAATCATGGATAGGTTTCCAATTAGagccattaggaaaatgaaaacaatgaggatgaagaggaAAAGGCCAATTCTTGATGGTGGGAAGAATCCTAATAAGATGAAATCAGTTGATGTTTGATTGTAATTTTCCATGGGGCATTCGTGTGCTCTTTCCTGAAGGGGGACACAAGGGTAAGTTAAGCACAGAAATTCGTCTTTATCTGCAGGGAATGCATTTGAAGCCCCTCAGTAAATTCTTGAGGCTGGAGTTGACACTGAGCCCTATATACACTATTATTTTGTGTCCACACATACTtctgataaagtttaatttttaaataagacaaGTAAGAGATAAACAAGAGTAacttataataaaatagaatgaatataCAGTATACTATAATACAAATTATGTCAACAtggtctctgtctttctctctcaaaatgttttattgtACTCAGCCTTCTTTGATCTGATGTTTTACCTATTTTGAAAGAGAAATCTTAATTTTTACCCAGAGTTTTACATTTGATGATACCAACATTTGTTACCAGATATTTTTCTgagaaatatgtaaatttataagaAAGATATCTCTATTACAACTTCAGTAGAATAATGTTTTACTGCCTGACACTAACTCAGATATAATCAAAATCAGATGTTATATTGAATACATATGCATAGAAAGTCAatataaatgcatacatttagatttatatttgaaaaaatagtatTATCTTTATAGGATGATCTattatctttccatatttatactttttttttttgagtgacagggtctctctctgttacccaggcggGAGTGAAGTGGCaatatcatagctcactgcatccttgacattctggctcaagcaatctacctgcctcagcctcctgagtagctgagactacaaccacaagccaccatacctagttaactttctatttttgtagacatgaagtcttgctatgttaccaggctggttttgaactcttggcctcaccaatcctcctgtcttggccttgcAAATGCTGGGAGTGCAGTCATGAGCTTCCCCACCCAACCCATGTTTATTCTGCCAGATTTACTTCTAAAACTGCAGCAGCCTCTCTGCTATTTTGAGAAACTTGaatgatgtttgcacaataatGCCAATTATCAATTATTTAGTCAGTTATCATTTTGTGGTTCATTTATTTAGAAATCCAGAATGAATCCTTATTGCTATGTCCCTTTAACCAAAGTCATGTTAATTCACGCTCTTGATTTTCAATATTCATCATCATCCATTCTCTTTTGCCTCCTTGCCTAATTTCAAAATTCTCTAGTTAAAGCAGATGCCTTACCAAATAGGTTACAcattttgtcttttccttctctAGTGCTTAGATAACATTACAGATTGCTTTATGGATCcttcaaaagaatgaattttgAGGAAAATTCAATCTCttaaataaaaagggaaactagaattctgacaaacttctggGTAGAGGTGCGTTAGAAACTCTACTCCAGATAGAAGACATCAGAGAACAACTTTGCACAGTATGCCTAAAAGAACTGGAGTTTTTTAGGCTTAAATATTAGTCTAGAGCCAAATACCACCAGAATTTTGAGCTACTATAACCACGTATACAACTAACATTCACACAGCATGCAAACACACAGAAATATGCATAATAACACATGATCATACTCATAAATACACTGAGATTATAATGattaaaaatgcagaaagaaTGAATTGTGATCAGAATTCACATCTTCAGAGATGTATGATATGTTATGAAATCCGTGAAATAAATATCATTTGCTATCTGAAAGGATACAACAGGTAACATAAAGGacctttgaaaattaaaaatataattgataaaaaatattaagtgaaagtTTCAAAAGGCAAAGTAAGAAAAATCTATTAGAAGGtaaacaaaagcaacaacaatatGAAAAAATTGTAATTTAGGAAAGATAAAAAAAGTAGGGAAATCATATTGGAGGAACAATATGTGCTTAAGGACTTTCTTAGAAATGCATatagcaaaataataatgaagttaatattcttaaaaaattttctctgaaatgaaatatattaaccATCATATTCAAATGGCATGCAAATTcacaaaaataagtaagaaatactttcctgaaaaatattatataaaaattctatttccttgggAAAATTTcctaaaaattctaaatattaccCACAAGACAAATTCTAAagcttttgaaataaaagtaataaatatcagaagatatatatatatatatatatataaaaccaggttttacaatagtttatattttttgtattgtaGCAATAAATTCTATAAGATGAAATGATGTTGTCAACCCCTTGGTGCAGACATAAAGTGGAATGCAGTTCTGCTGTGACAATGGGAGAAGTGTAAGGAACCTAGGGGTGATGACGGAGGAGGGAGCAGTCACTATCCATGGGGATCTGTATCATGGATCAAGGAATGATATTTGAGATATAGAAAATCAAGCATTAGCAGATGAATGTATTGTCTGAAAATACATGGACAAATATGAGGGAAAACTGAAAAGATAATTTGAAGTCCTTGCCTTTGGGGTCAGCAAGAGTTTGTTATGTTTCTAACATTTTACTCTGTGGTCTGCTGAGACCATGTCTATGCATTTCTTTCATAAAACATTAAAGTGATGTAAAAATTATGTGACAGTTGGGATTTTAACCCACAGCTTCATCATAATAATGAAAGACTGGCAGCTTTGACTCTAAGATTTGCAACAAGACACGGAAGTCCACTTTCTCTGCATCTACTTAACACATTACTGCAAGTTCAGTCAAAAcaattaaacaagaaaagaaataaaaattatcttatttcaaaagaaagaactaaaattatttctatttgcatatgacataattatatatgtagaaaacttaggataaataataaataaaattagcaaaattaCAGGATGCAACATCAACAACCAGAATCTGTTGTaattctatacactaacaaagaACAATCTGAAAACTACACTCTGATTTTATTTCCAAtagtaacaaaaagaaataaaacacttaagAATAAACCTAaccaagaagttaaaaactttatacattgaaaatgagaaaatgctgATTAGAGctattaaagaagacacaaataaatggaaatgcatCCTATATATTTATCAATTGGAAGGGTTAATACTGTTAAGATGTCAACAACAGCCAAAGTCACCCATtgatgtgctgtattcaagagacacaTCTTATGTGCAAAGATGCAcacagactcaaaataaaggaatagagaaaaatttaccaagcaaaaggaaaaaaggaaaaagcagtggtagcaatcctagtttctgacaaaacagattttaaaccaacaaaggtcaaaaaagacaaagaagggcattacataatgtaaAAGAGTTCAATTCGACAAAAATTTCtaaccattgtaaatatttatgaacccaatacaggagcacccagattcataaaacaagttcctagagacctacaaagagacttagacccctacacaataatagtgagagactttaataccccaccgTCACTATTAGataattgagacagaaaattaacaaagatattcaggacttgaactcagctctagatcATGTGGACCTGATAgatgtctacagaactctccatcccaaaacaacaaaatataaaattttgtctTGGCACCttatggcacttactctaaaactatcgcataattggaagtaaaactctcctcagcaaatacaaaagaactgaaatcataacaaacagtctctcagaccacagcacaatcaaattataACTCAAGATTAAAGCCCcctcaaggccaggcacagtggctcacgactgtaatcccagcactttgggaggccaaggcgggcagattgcctgagctcaggagtttctgacaagcctgggcaacacagggaaaccctgtgtctactaaaatccaaaaaaatttagccaagtatggtggcg
This genomic window contains:
- the LOC469759 gene encoding olfactory receptor 2L3, which produces MENYNQTSTDFILLGFFPPSRIGLFLFILIVFIFLMALIGNLSMILLIFLDTHLHTPMYFLLSQLSLIDLNYISTIVPKMASDFLSGNKSISFTGCGIQSFFFLALGGAEALLLASMAYDRYIAICFPLHYLIRMSKRVCVLMITGSWIIGSINACAHTVYVLHIPYCRSRAINHFFCDVPAMVTLACMDTWVYEGTVFLSTTIFLLFPFIGISCSYGRVLLAVYHMKSAEGRKKAYLTCSTHLTVVTFYYAPFVYTYLRPRSLRSPTEDKVLAVFYTILTPMLNPIIYSLRNKEVMGALTRVSQRICSGKM